In Heliangelus exortis chromosome 27, bHelExo1.hap1, whole genome shotgun sequence, the genomic window GCACTGTGGTTCTGTTGGCACCATGGTACTGCCAGAACCGTGGTCCTGCTGGCACCGTGGTTCCCTTGGCACTGTGGTCCCCTTGGCACCGTGGTACCACCAGAACTGTGGTCCTGTTGGCACTGTGGTCCTGTTGGCACTGTGGTTCTGTTGGCACCATGGTACTGCCAGAACCGTGGTCCCGCTGGCACTGTGGTTCTGTTGGCACCATGGTACCACCAGAACCGTGGTCCCACTGGCACTGTGGTTCTGTTGGCACCATGGTACCACCAGAACCGTGGTCCTATTGGCACCGTGGTCCTGTTGGCACTGTGGTTCTGTTGGCACTGTGGTCTCCTTGGCACTGTGGTCCTTTTGGCACCATGGTACTGCCAGAACCATGGTCCTGCTGGCACTGTGGTCCTGTTGGCACCATGGTACCACCAGAACCGTGGTCCTGTTGGACCCCGGATCCCCTCCCCTGGAAAGATGAAGTTGTGGTTTCCATCTGGTAAGGAAAGGAACCGATCCAGCACCGGAGTTCAGTGGCAGGGGCACGgagttctcctcctcctcctcctcctctgaagGTGAAGCTGATTCCCGTGGAgatcccagcccagccctgggatcCTGAGGCCCATCCTGCCCGGTGAGGAAATGGCACTTCCTACGGCGCTGCCGGTGACCCCCGGGCTGCTGCTCGAGGCTGCCCCGGTACCGGACAGGGTGGGGGACACGGttctggggagctgctgctccgGGGGAGCTGAGGTCTGTTCCCTCCGTCCCCCTCACCCAGCAGCAAGGCTGCTCCTTGGGGACATTccctggtttggggcaggacatggcagtgctgggggtgggggggaggctTCACCCACAaaacccccctccccatccccctttTGGTGTCGCTGGGGTCGGGAAGGACCCCCCCGGCACCGCTGCCAGCCCTGGAGGAAGCCAaatctctcttctccttctggTTTTCCATGCGAGGTCTCGGCACCAGCAGGGCTGCACCGGAGCAGTTTGAACCGCGCTGGTACCGGTACCGGGCCGTGCCCCGACGGCCATGGGAGCACGAACGACCTCTGGGCACGGGGGGATCCCTGCGTGGGGTCCACACACAAAACCCGCGTGGAGGGTCCATGTGCAGAGCCAATCCCCCACGCACATTCCCGGGGTCTCCCAGCTTCATCGGGACGAGACCCCCCCTCCCGCCCCACCACTCTCGGGGCCCACCCATCCCTCGGCAGCCGCCGGACGAAGACTCCAGCCCAGGGATCGGACGGAACCGCCCGGCAGTGCCCGGGATAGGAGGAGTCGGGGGTCCCCGAGCCCCCACGAGGCTGCCGGGCCCGGTGGCCGCCCGCCCGGCCGGTGCCTCGCCGTCCCCCGGGGCCGCCCTCTCCGGATCTGGGCGGGGAgcgccggccccgccgcccctccGGCCCCTCCGGCTCCGGCCCCGTCctgtcccgtcccgtcccgtcccgccgccgccgcatGGGGCCCCCCGGGCCGGCCTgaccctccctgcagccccgcCGACTCCCGGACACCGGCCCCGCCGAGGACCCGCGACGGGACCCCCCGGCTGCCCGACCCCGGAGCACGGAGAGATCCCCCCGAACTTTACCCctgggggggagcagaggaCCCTCGGAGcctccccggggctgccccggtCGGACCCCAGACGGCACTTCCCCAACTCTTCCCATCGCTGGAGCAGACACCTCGCCTCCCCCCAGTCCCGGGACCCTCCCCCGGGGCCAGGAACCCCCGGGAGACACCGTTCCCTGCCCAGGACGTGGGAGCCGTCACGCCTGGGGACCTCCCCAGACGTCCCCGCGGGGGCGAAGGACGCCTGGAGCCCCCCGGCCCCCCtgctcacccccacccccctcccgGACTGGCCCCTGGCTACCGAGGGTCCCGCTcccggggctggggggagccGGGCTGCCCTGTGCCCCCCGGCTGAACCGGCGCTGAGCCGGTGGCGtggccggggggggggggtgaaggAGCCCCGGGGGGGGTGAAAGGAGCCCCGGGGGGGACCGCGGCACCTTGCCcgtccccagccccatggcgGCCAAGTGGTTCAAGGAGTTCCCCTCCAACTTGAAGACGGTTTCGGAGCGGGCCCGGCCGGGCAGCAGCAACCTGGGCAAAAGCCGCAAGAATTCAGCTGCTGAGTTGGGGGGGTGCCGGCCCGGGCCTGGGGGTGGCAAGGATGGGGGTGGGAGGTTGTCGAGGGACAACCTGCAGGGTCTGCTCCAGGCCGCCACCGGGAAGATGCGGAAGAATTCGAGAGTGGAATCGGGGACCCCGGAGGGACCCCCTAAAACCTGCGGCACTTACATCAACCGCCTCATCAAGGTGGAAGCTCACGAGAAGAACGGGAAAGGCTACCCCAgcccccctcctgccagcccagccgCCCCCGAGGAGGACAAGGGGAAGACCCTCAAGGCAGAGACGGTAAgaggagggggggttgggggggtgggggggcttGCGGGGAGCGCGTGGCACTGCGGGATTTAATGGCTTCAGGCTCCAGCTCATTAGCCCCGCTAACCCCAGCCTTTCATCGTGCCcggctctgctgcctgcagatcCCCATCAAAGCTCCTTTCATCCTGACTTCATCTGCTGAGAgatgggggtgggggagtgTTTCTtgcccccccccacacacccccctttcctcccctggATCTCACCCTACCCCTCCCGATCAGACAAAGCCTGATGTGCAGCATTGCCCGTGGGATGTGGATGGACTTTcacccaccacacacacacacacagggccCCGGGGTGGCTGGGAGCcagttgggggggggggggagtggggggttGGTGTCACCCAAAAGGGTCCCCATGCCCCCCAGGAGTCCTGAGGTGTACAGGGATAGATACAGGGATAGATGCTGCCCCCTCCTCAAAGGTGCCACCGGGAGCAGACTGGTAGCATGGCTCCATCTGCCATCTCCGGGGACCCCTGCACATCTTTCCTCCCCAAACCCGGGGgttcccatttttattttttttcccccccccccgtctcAGGTCATCATCCTGGAGGACTACGCTGACCCCTACGACGCCAAACGCACCAAAGGGCAGCGGGAGGCCGAGCGCCTGGGGGAGAACGACGGCTACATGGAACCCTACGATGCGCAGCAGATGATCACAGGTACCCAGCGGACCGGGACTGGGCCAGCCTGAGGTTCGGacagggagggggaggtggaTTGGCACCGCTTCCCAGCCGGCAGCACTCGCTGCCCCTCGGAGCCGCCTGGCCCGGGAGGCTCCGGGAACAGGAAAGCGATTTCCTGCGGCTGCGTGGGGCCAGATAAGGAGCGGGCGCGGGGCCGGACGCTGCCCCCCTGCCCGCCAGCCCCTCgcccactgccaccacccctcGCCGTGCCAACCCCTCTGTCACAGGGCCGCCGCAAAGCCCCGGGTGCcacccagctgtccccaggggggtgtgttttgggggggtgggggtgtagAGCTCCCCCGAGGGGTTCCTGCAGCTGTGCCCCTTCGAGCAAAGACCCCGCGGCGGACGCCCAGCTGGCCAGAACAACAGGAACTGACTCggccggaagctggaaataaaAGATTTGCTGCTGATGGTTTTTTCCATGCGGGGCAGCCCGGGCTGTTTGGTGGAGCCTGGCGCCGTGGGGTGAAGCAGGGGGTCGGGTGTGGGTGGGGGAGTGGGTGTGAGCCgccccctttccctcccccctccccccgggtGAGCCTCCCGTGGGGCCAAACCTCAGCGCAGGGTGTAGCATcctgctgccccacagcccagctggtCCCACCGTTGCGTTTCGGTGCCCACGGCGCCGTCGGGGCCGCGCCAGCAGACCAGGCGCCACGGGGATGGGCCCCTTCCTGCCCCGGCTCCTCCCAAGCCGGCTCCTCCGAGTTCCCAACGGGGCATACCCAGCGTGGGGTCCCTGGGGGTTACAGCCCTCCCCAAGGGCAGGAGTTGAGAGGGAGTGtgtgggggggtcccaggggacACGCAGCCCTCCCCAGTCCCCTCCCTGACCCACCACCCTTCTTCCCCACAGAAATCCGCCGTCGGGGCTCCAAGGACCCCCTGGTGAAAGCCATCCTGCTGCTGGATGGTCCTGGAGAGTCTGGGGAAGGGGGCAGCAAAGCGGAGCCAGCCAAGAGGCCGGGGGGCAAGGAAGTGGTGGGGAAGGGGCCACAGCTCTACGACACCCCCTACGAGCCCGGGGAGGGGGTGACCGGGGGACCCCCAGAGCGCAGGGCGAGGGCTGGGGATGGGCGCTTGCCCGAGAACGACGAGAGGCCAGCAGGAGAGTATGAGCAGCCCTGGgagtggaagaaggagcagatTGTCAAAGCACTGTCAGGtaggggacagggacagggatggggatggagacaCGGGGCTGGGGCCGTGAGTTTTTGGGACACGGATGAAGACGGGGCCATGGGACCGAGGACACGGATGGGGATGAGGACATGGATGGAGACAGGGCCAAGGAGTCACAGATGGGGCTGGGGATAAAGCTGGgactggggacagggatggagacACGGGGGGCAAAGATTGGAGATAAGGACACGGGTGGGACTGGAGCTCAGGACAGAGGATGGAGATGGTGACGGTACACGGGGAGACTTTGGGGGCTCACATCtcatttccctccccttcccccagtCCAGTTTGAGGGCTCAGAGCGTCCCAAGGAGGAGGCACCACGGCAGCACCTGCGCCAGAAGAGTTGGACCCCCAAGATGCTGAAGCCCTCGGAGCTCTGCGAGGGGGAGCGGGTGGACCCTGCCCTGGCGCTGGAGAAGCAGCCGTGAGTTGAGGCCACGCGCGGTGGGAatcggggggagggggggggacagaaGGAAGGTGGGGGGGGTCTGGGGCTTTACCATGCTCAAGGTGTGCGTgtcccaccccccctgcagcTGGTACCACGGGGCCATCACCCgtgcagaggcagagagcaggctGCAGGCGTGCCGGGAAGCCGGGTACCTGGTGCGCACCAGCGAGAGCGGCAGCGGCAAATACTCCATCGCCCTCAAGTGAGTGGGTGGGCACCCACCACGGCCTGGGGGACCCCAACCCTTCGGGGGGGGGTGTGGGCGGGCGTCCGAAGCCTTGTGGGGGGGGTCCTCACCCTGGGGGGTGCGGCAGCACTGAGAGAGTGGCAGCACCCGGGTGCTGGGCGATGGCGCCCACCCGTGGGGGGGGACCCCCAGGTGtcttggggctgggggagggaagggggggagcaGTGTGTCCCCCTCCCTGGTGCATTGTCGGGAGTGCTGGTGGTGTTTCCTTCCTGAGGAAGCGGAGCCCCTGGAGCCAAAACAATCGGAGGGGAGGGGAACAAACAGGGGTGGATGTGGCGGCGGGGACGGGAGGGCaccggggagggggggtgtggggagggggggtggtggCACCGTTGACGCCTGTCACCCACCCAGGACCAGCCAGGGCTGCGTTCACATCATCGTGGCCCAAACCAAGGACAACAAGTACACGCTCAGCCAGGCCAGTGGTGTCTTCTCCAGCATCCCTGAGGTCGTCCACTACTACTCCACCGAGAAGTTGCCCTTCAAGGGGGCCGAGCACATGGCCCTGCTGCACCCCGTCCACTGCAAGCTGCATTAGCACTGGCTAAtgcccccccaaacccccccagacTGGGCCACGACCCCCCGACCCTGCCCCAGAGCCGCCTGCTGGGGGATGGGTCTGGCAAaagacacccccccccccagggacccccggCTCCTGCCCGCCGCTGGACTCCGgcagggcagcccctgccccccgTGTACCGGAGCCCACCCGCTGCGGGGCTGGGACCTGTAAGGAAGGAGTGAAATAAATTTGTTGGCtgagaggaggtgggggggtcctagaaggaggggggggggggctgcaatggggcaggggtgggggctgtgacagggatgggggggtAGGGTTGAAGTTATCTCCAGGATAGGGCCCCTCGccccccagggacacctctgtgGGGTGACTCAGCCTCATGCCCACAGCAGCCATTCCCGTTTTGGGGGGacaatttccccccccccagtacATCTGCATCCTGCCAAGCTTTTTATAGAGCGGGGCCAGCTCAGGGGGGTGACCGCGGTGTCCCCAGGGGGGGCCTGGGCACCCCCTGCCCTTGCCCTGTGGTTTcctgcctgggtgcagctgcagctccctggggtgTTGCACAACCctgtggggtggggtgggctGATggaattgggggggggggggcatggCCTGGGAGGATTAGGGGCCACAGGGTGCATGGTCTGGGGGTGCACGTTCTCACCTGAGGGTGCACAGCCTCACCCCACCACCCCTCTGAAGTCACTGCCAGgtgagggggggaggggggctgcAGGTGAAGATGGGGGGGCTGCAGCAATGCCTTGCCacccatcccccccaaaaaagcagccACTCCAGTACAAATCTAAGGCCTTTATTTTGGAAACATCTTTCCCCATGGTTCCTCAGCGTGTGCTCTAAGAATAagcccctggggggggggggtgaggggcagGGCAGAGAGCTGATCCAGTCAGCACACACCCTCCCCCAAGGCTCTTCCCCACGGGACCCCCAAACCCATCCCCGTGGGCAGAGCCCTGCTCCGCTCCCACGCTCCGGCgcatccccccatcccccccagtTTGGCCAcagcccctcccccccctccccagtaCCCATCTCTGGGCCCCCCCTGGTTGGGGGAGCTGCTGAGCCCCTCTTCTCAGAGGCTGCTCCCACCCGCGGGTCCTGGGAGGGGCTTTTTAGTGAGGGGAGAAGAAgggggggctgctcc contains:
- the SHE gene encoding SH2 domain-containing adapter protein E isoform X1 produces the protein MAAKWFKEFPSNLKTVSERARPGSSNLGKSRKNSAAELGGCRPGPGGGKDGGGRLSRDNLQGLLQAATGKMRKNSRVESGTPEGPPKTCGTYINRLIKVEAHEKNGKGYPSPPPASPAAPEEDKGKTLKAETVIILEDYADPYDAKRTKGQREAERLGENDGYMEPYDAQQMITEIRRRGSKDPLVKAILLLDGPGESGEGGSKAEPAKRPGGKEVVGKGPQLYDTPYEPGEGVTGGPPERRARAGDGRLPENDERPAGEYEQPWEWKKEQIVKALSVQFEGSERPKEEAPRQHLRQKSWTPKMLKPSELCEGERVDPALALEKQPWYHGAITRAEAESRLQACREAGYLVRTSESGSGKYSIALKTSQGCVHIIVAQTKDNKYTLSQASGVFSSIPEVVHYYSTEKLPFKGAEHMALLHPVHCKLH
- the SHE gene encoding SH2 domain-containing adapter protein E isoform X2, coding for MAAKWFKEFPSNLKTVSERARPGSSNLGKSRKNSAAELGGCRPGPGGGKDGGGRLSRDNLQGLLQAATGKMRKNSRVESGTPEGPPKTCGTYINRLIKVEAHEKNGKGYPSPPPASPAAPEEDKGKTLKAETVIILEDYADPYDAKRTKGQREAERLGENDGYMEPYDAQQMITEIRRRGSKDPLVKAILLLDGPGESGEGGSKAEPAKRPGGKEVVGKGPQLYDTPYEPGEGVTGGPPERRARAGDGRLPENDERPAGEYEQPWEWKKEQIVKALSVQFEGSERPKEEAPRQHLRQKSWTPKMLKPSELCEGERVDPALALEKQPTSQGCVHIIVAQTKDNKYTLSQASGVFSSIPEVVHYYSTEKLPFKGAEHMALLHPVHCKLH